A single genomic interval of Cucumis sativus cultivar 9930 chromosome 7, Cucumber_9930_V3, whole genome shotgun sequence harbors:
- the LOC101217642 gene encoding transcription factor MYB78 → MDVKMRGFRCGEPQKIKEEEEEMDVRKGPWTAEEDSVLFNYVNCHGEGRWNAVARCTGLKRTGKSCRLRWLNYLRPSVRRGNITLQEQLLILELHFRWGNRWSKIAQYLPGRTDNEIKNYWRTRVQKQAKQLNCDVNSKQFRDAMRYVWMPRLLERIQASTDSTTTIVDVIQPPHPPLELTQSSPSGSSWVNPHVAPTTSSSDSISDQVQLQVSPVSDMTENFNMVDKSEEDGMMMLMEHGCDGEAMINEWIGGGEVLENGLWNEEDMWTLLQQQFGDDV, encoded by the exons atggatGTTAAAATGAGAGGTTTTAGGTGTGGAGAACCTCAGAAGAtaaaagaggaggaggaggagatgGACGTCCGGAAAGGGCCGTGGACGGCGGAGGAGGATTCTGTTCTGTTTAATTATGTTAACTGCCACGGCGAAGGTCGTTGGAACGCAGTCGCTCGTTGCACCG GTTTGAAGAGAACTGGGAAGAGTTGTAGATTGAGATGGTTAAATTACTTGAGGCCGAGTGTTAGGCGTGGGAATATCACTCTCCAAGAACAGCTCTTGATTCTTGAACTCCATTTTCGCTGGGGCAACAG GTGGTCTAAAATAGCGCAGTATTTACCGGGAAGAACAgacaatgaaataaaaaactattggAGAACAAGGGTTCAAAAGCAAGCCAAACAACTCAATTGTGACGTGAATAGCAAGCAATTCCGTGACGCCATGCGATACGTGTGGATGCCTCGTTTGCTGGAACGTATCCAAGCCTCAACTGATTCGACTACCACCATTGTTGATGTTATCCAACCACCACACCCACCTCTCGAGTTGACTCAATCGTCACCATCCGGATCTAGTTGGGTCAACCCTCATGTGGCTCCCACAACTTCGTCATCAGACTCTATATCTGATCAG GTCCAACTTCAAGTTTCACCTGTTTCAGACATGACAGAGAACTTTAACATGGTAGATAAAAGTGAAGAAGATGGGATGATGATGCTAATGGAACACGGGTGTGACGGAGAGGCGATGATCAACGAGTGGATAGGTGGTGGGGAGGTATTGGAGAATGGGTTATGGAATGAAGAAGATATGTGGACATTGTTGCAACAACAATTTGGTGATGATGtttaa
- the LOC101217414 gene encoding probable pectinesterase 53 isoform X1 has translation MNDFKFILLLLLFVCNLFLQSYSLNVEERREDYKNWLSWNLQNYKKKASLVDRSTVKLGRSYNSGGVLDDKLKKAEMNKVRIIVSQDGTGDFRTVGEALNSIPKPNSKRVILVINPGVYSEKIIIPKSLPFVTFLGNVIDDQPTITGNDTASMTGEDGKPLGTLKSATVAVNANYFVAINMKFENRAMHEIGSVRGQGVALRISGTKAAFHNCSFYGDQDTLYDHKGLHYFNNCYIQGSVDFIFGYGRSFYEKCYLKSITKKVASMTAQKGLKGSMESGFSFKDSVVTGSGQIYLGRAWGDYSRVVFSYTFMDNIVLPQGWNDWGSQKRHLTVYYGEYKCSGPGADLKGRVQWAHNLTDEEAQPFIGTHYVDADSWLLSPYSS, from the exons ATGAATGACTTCAagtttattcttcttcttctcctttttgtgTGTAATTTGTTCCTACAATCTTATTCATTGAATGTTGAGGAGAGAAGGGAGGACTACAAGAACTGGTTGTCATGGaaccttcaaaattacaaGAAGAAAGCCAGTTTGGTAGACAGGTCGACTGTCAAACTTGGTCGGTCTTATAATAGTGGCGGAGTTCTTGACGATAAATTGAAGAAGGCCGAGATGAATAAAGTGAGAATAATTGTTAGCCAAGATGGAACGGGCGACTTTAGAACGGTTGGAGAAGCTCTTAATAGCATTCCCAAACCTAATAGTAAAAGAGTCATTTTGGTCATCAATCCAGGAGTTTACAG TGAAAAAATCATCATTCCTAAAAGCCTACCATTCGTGACGTTTCTTGGAAATGTCATTGACGACCAACCAACCATCACGGGAAACGACACGGCATCGATGACAGGTGAAGACGGAAAACCATTGGGGACTTTGAAGAGTGCAACTGTGGCCGTAAATGCCAATTATTTTGTAGCTATCAATATGAAGTTTGAG AATAGGGCAATGCACGAGATCGGATCGGTTCGAGGACAAGGAGTAGCATTAAGAATATCAGGAACAAAAGCTGCATTTCACAATTGCAGCTTCTATGGAGATCAAGACACACTATATGATCACAAGGGTCTTCATTACTTCAACAATTGCTACATCCAAGGCTCAGTGGATTTCATATTTGGCTATGGAAGATCCTTCTATGAG AAATGCTATTTGAAGtcaataacaaagaaagtGGCATCTATGACTGCTCAAAAGGGGTTAAAAGGATCAATGGAAAGTGGGTTTTCATTCAAAGATAGTGTGGTAACAGGAAGTGGACAAATTTATTTGGGAAGAGCATGGGGAGATTATTCAAGAGTTGTTTTCTCATATACTTTTATGGATAATATTGTTCTTCCTCAAGGTTGGAATGATTGGGGCTCCCAAAAACGCCATTT GACAGTGTATTATGGAGAGTACAAGTGTAGTGGACCAGGTGCAGATTTAAAAGGAAGAGTTCAGTGGGCTCATAACTTAACTGATGAAGAAGCTCAACCTTTCATTGGGACTCACTATGTTGATGCTGATTCTTGGCTTCTTTCCCCTTATTCCTCTTAA
- the LOC101217414 gene encoding pectinesterase QRT1 isoform X2 encodes MNDFKFILLLLLFVCNLFLQSYSLNVEERREDYKNWLSWNLQNYKKKASLVDRSTVKLGRSYNSGGVLDDKLKKAEMNKVRIIVSQDGTGDFRTVGEALNSIPKPNSKRVILVINPGVYSEKIIIPKSLPFVTFLGNVIDDQPTITGNDTASMTGEDGKPLGTLKSATVAVNANYFVAINMKFENRAMHEIGSVRGQGVALRISGTKAAFHNCSFYGDQDTLYDHKGLHYFNNCYIQGSVDFIFGYGRSFYEKCYLKSITKKVASMTAQKGLKGSMESGFSFKDSVVTGSGQIYLGRAWGDYSRVVFSYTFMDNIVLPQGWNDWGSQKRHFVLWRVQV; translated from the exons ATGAATGACTTCAagtttattcttcttcttctcctttttgtgTGTAATTTGTTCCTACAATCTTATTCATTGAATGTTGAGGAGAGAAGGGAGGACTACAAGAACTGGTTGTCATGGaaccttcaaaattacaaGAAGAAAGCCAGTTTGGTAGACAGGTCGACTGTCAAACTTGGTCGGTCTTATAATAGTGGCGGAGTTCTTGACGATAAATTGAAGAAGGCCGAGATGAATAAAGTGAGAATAATTGTTAGCCAAGATGGAACGGGCGACTTTAGAACGGTTGGAGAAGCTCTTAATAGCATTCCCAAACCTAATAGTAAAAGAGTCATTTTGGTCATCAATCCAGGAGTTTACAG TGAAAAAATCATCATTCCTAAAAGCCTACCATTCGTGACGTTTCTTGGAAATGTCATTGACGACCAACCAACCATCACGGGAAACGACACGGCATCGATGACAGGTGAAGACGGAAAACCATTGGGGACTTTGAAGAGTGCAACTGTGGCCGTAAATGCCAATTATTTTGTAGCTATCAATATGAAGTTTGAG AATAGGGCAATGCACGAGATCGGATCGGTTCGAGGACAAGGAGTAGCATTAAGAATATCAGGAACAAAAGCTGCATTTCACAATTGCAGCTTCTATGGAGATCAAGACACACTATATGATCACAAGGGTCTTCATTACTTCAACAATTGCTACATCCAAGGCTCAGTGGATTTCATATTTGGCTATGGAAGATCCTTCTATGAG AAATGCTATTTGAAGtcaataacaaagaaagtGGCATCTATGACTGCTCAAAAGGGGTTAAAAGGATCAATGGAAAGTGGGTTTTCATTCAAAGATAGTGTGGTAACAGGAAGTGGACAAATTTATTTGGGAAGAGCATGGGGAGATTATTCAAGAGTTGTTTTCTCATATACTTTTATGGATAATATTGTTCTTCCTCAAGGTTGGAATGATTGGGGCTCCCAAAAACGCCATTT TGTATTATGGAGAGTACAAGTGTAG